A part of Aegilops tauschii subsp. strangulata cultivar AL8/78 chromosome 2, Aet v6.0, whole genome shotgun sequence genomic DNA contains:
- the LOC109758332 gene encoding L-ascorbate oxidase homolog — MAASAAARVVVALACVFSLVFSAQAEAPYRFFDWEVSYGDVNPLGGVPQQGILINGQFPGPQIDCQTNDNLVINVRNRLPEPFLLSWNGIQHRKNSWQDGVSGTNCPIPPGQNYTYHMQAKDQIGSFFYFPSLAFHKAAGGFGAIRINSRPRIPIPFPPPADEFTVLIGDWYNTTHKALQAMLDDGKLLPSPDAILINGKGPGRANFTVEQGKTYRLRVSNVGLRSTLNFMIQDHNVTLVEVEGTHTVQNTYTSLDVHAGQSLSVLFTADRPAGGYHIAVSSRFTNQTLNSTAVLRYAGSTGFSGPPRALNQSDVDFSLNQARSIRTNLTASGPRPNPQGSYHYGSINVSRTIRLANSAGQVGGKPRYGVNGVSYVDADTPLKLADYYNISGVYRMGAIPDAPAASHSGTQNGTGADAALKNATAVMDSDHRSFVEVVFENSEDSLQSWHLDGYSVFVAGMDKGAWSEQSRKGYNLVDAVTRCTVQVYPRGWTAIFIALDNVGMWNVRSEDWVRRYLGQQFYLRVYTPTHSVRDELPVPTNAILCGRAANKSRLPVSQ; from the exons atggcggcgtcggcggcggcgcgagTAGTGGTGGCCCTCGCGTGCGTCTTctccctcgtcttctccgcgCAGGCGGAGGCTCCCTACAGGTTCTTCGACTGGGAGGTCAGCTACGGCGACGTCAACCCGCTCGGAGGAGTTCCGCAGCAG GGTATTCTGATCAACGGGCAGTTTCCAGGGCCTCAGATCGACTGCCAGACGAACGACAATCTGGTCATCAACGTGCGCAACCGGCTGCCGGAGCCGTTCCTGCTTTCATG GAACGGGATCCAGCACAGGAAGAACTCGTGGCAGGACGGCGTGTCGGGCACCAACTGCCCGATCCCTCCGGGCCAGAACTACACGTACCACATGCAGGCCAAGGACCAGATCGGCAGCTTCTTCTACTTCCCCTCGCTGGCCTTCCACAAGGCGGCCGGCGGCTTCGGCGCCATCCGCATCAACAGCCGCCCGCGGATCCCCATCCCCTTCCCCCCGCCGGCCGACGAGTTCACCGTGCTCATCGGTGACTGGTACAACACCACCCACAAG GCTCTCCAAGCCATGCTGGACGACGGGAAGCTGCTGCCTTCCCCTGACGCCATCCTGATCAACGGCAAGGGCCCGGGGCGCGCCAACTTCACGGTGGAGCAGGGGAAGACGTACAGGCTGCGGGTCTCCAACGTCGGCCTGCGGAGCACGCTCAACTTCATGATCCAGGACCACAACGTGACGCTCGTGGAGGTGGAGGGCACCCACACGGTGCAGAACACCTACACCTCCCTCGACGTCCACGCCGGCCAGTCGCTCTCCGTGCTCTTCACCGCCGACCGCCCCGCCGGGGGCTACCACATCGCCGTCTCGTCGCGGTTCACCAACCAGACCCTCAACTCCACCGCCGTGCTGCGCTACGCCGGCTCGACCGGCTTCTCTGGGCCGCCGCGTGCCTTGAACCAGAGCGACGTTGACTTTTCACTGAACCAGGCTCGCTCCATCAG GACGAACCTGACGGCGAGCGGGCCGCGGCCGAACCCGCAGGGCTCGTACCACTACGGGTCCATCAACGTGAGCCGCACCATCCGGCTGGCCAACTCGGCGGGGCAGGTCGGCGGCAAGCCGAGGTACGGCGTGAACGGCGTGTCGTACGTGGACGCCGACACGCCCCTCAAGCTGGCGGACTACTACAACATCAGCGGCGTGTACCGGATGGGCGCCATCCCGGACGCGCCCGCGGCCAGCCACAGCGGGACGCAGAACGGGACCGGCGCCGATGCGGCGCTGAAGAACGCGACGGCCGTCATGGACTCCGACCACCGCTCCTTCGTCGAGGTCGTGTTCGAGAACAGCGAGGACAGCCTCCAGAGCTGGCACCTCGACGGCTACAGCGTCTTCGTCGCCGG GATGGACAAGGGGGCGTGGAGCGAGCAGAGCAGGAAAGGCTACAACCTCGTGGATGCAGTCACGAGGTGCACGGTGCAG GTGTATCCAAGAGGGTGGACGGCGATCTTCATCGCGCTGGACAACGTGGGGATGTGGAACGTGAGGTCGGAGGATTGGGTGCGCAGGTACCTGGGCCAGCAGTTCTACCTCCGGGTGTACACGCCGACGCACTCCGTCCGCGACGAGCTCCCCGTGCCGACCAACGCGATCCTCTGCGGCCGCGCTGCCAACAAGAGCCGCCTGCCAGTCTCTCAGTAG